Within Alkalidesulfovibrio alkalitolerans DSM 16529, the genomic segment CTCACCGAGCGGCTGAAAGCCGACATGAGCAGTGACAGCTGGCTGTCCAAAAACGTGCGGCCTCTCGTCCTGATCTATCTGCTGGCTGCATGGACCATCTTTGCAGGCTTCTCTTTGTATCAGCACGATGTTTCCCCGGCCTACGTGGACATGCTCAAGCAGATGCTCATGGCGGCCTTCGGGTTCTACTTCGTCTCTCGCGGGGCGGAAAAGATCACGACCATTCTCAAGGGCGGCGGGAGCAGGAAATGACCGAAAGGCAGTTGCTGTTCGCAGCAGGACTTATGGTCGCCTGGAGCGGCTTTCTCGTGGGCATACTGCGGGCGCTCGTCTCCAAGATGGTAAGCGACATGGAAAAGCGCCAGGCCGAACAGGCGAAGGAGCTGGCACAGATCAGACGCGAGCAGCAGTGTTGCCGATCCGAGCTGGCCATCAACTTTCAGCGCAGGGAAGACTCCATCCGCGAATACACGGCCCTGAACGTGAAACTAGACCGGCTCTACGAGCTGATGGCCCGGAGAAACAATGAATGAGTTTGTAGATATCGCCAGGGCGGAGCGGGAGACCCTTCGCTGGGTGCTTCTCTATGCGCTGTGGCATGCGCGCCCCTATGGCACCACGGAAATGGTGCTTATGAGGACCGCCCAGGACGTCCCGCTGGCGGTGACTCCCGACCTGGTCCGGCAGGAGCTTGCAAGTCTGGAAAAGCGCGGGTTGCTGACGATCAGCAAGGGGCCTGTCTGGAAAGCCGAGCTGACCGCCGACGGTGAGGACGTGGTGGACCACCGCGCGCCGTGTCCCGCAGGCGTCGCAAGACCTCCCAAGTGGTAAGCGGCATGGCAAGGAAATCCACAGTCCAGCAGCTTTCACCGGAGATACGGTCCTATCTGGAGCGGCGGATCGTCGAGGGCAGATTGACGCTCGACGAGCTGATCGCAGACCTGCAGGACAAGTTTCCCGACGAGGCCGCTCCCTCCCGCTCCGCCGTGCATCGCTACGGAAAGAAGCTGGAACGAAAGCTCTCGGCCATCAAGGCGAGTACGGAAGCCGCGAAGCTCATTGCGGAGAGCGCGCCGGATCAGGCGGACCTCAGGTCCGCAGCTGTTATCAGTCTGGTCCAGTCGGAACTGTTCGATGCGATGGTGTCGCTGCAGGAGGCCGAGGAAGAGTCCGACGCCGGAGCGCGTGTCAAGCTGCTCTCCCAGGCCGCCAAGGCTATCGCGGAGGTTTCCAGAGCGTCTGTGGTTCAAAAGCGCTGGCAGGACGAGGTGGCCGACAAGCTGGCCAAGATCGAAGAGGCCATGCAGGACGATGCTCGTTACGACGCATACACATTCAATCGCATCAAGGAAGAGCTGTATGGCAGCTAATGTAAAGCCCATTATGAAATATCCCGGCGGAAAGAGGTGGCTGGCAAAAGACATTGCCGCCATGCTTCCGCCGCATCGTTGTTATGTGGAGGTCTTTGGTGGCATGGGGGCCGTGCTCCTGGCGAAAGAGCCCTCTCCTGTCGAGGTGTACAACGACGTCGACGAGGGGCTGGTGACGGTCTTCCGCGTCGCACGGCATCATCCCGACGAGCTTTCCAAGGAGCTTCGGTACTGCCTCTTTTCCCGTTCCGAGCGCCTGCACTGGCTGGAGTCTCCGGGCGAGACGGACATTCAGCGCGCCGCGCGGTGGATCGCTGCACGGTGGACCGGCTTTGCCGGGCTGGCCGGTCGTGGCTTCCATGTGTCCAGGTCGTGCGCTGCCGCATCGCGGGACACGCTGATCAAGAACATCATGGCCGTATCCGATCGCCTGGCTCGGGTGTCGATAGAATGCCTCGACTGGCGGCGGCTGATCGACCTTTATGACCACGCCCCTTCGGGGGGGGGGGGGGGTAGTCTTTTTCCTGGACCCTCCCTACGCGGACGGCGACCAGAAGCTGTACGCGAGCGGCGGCATAGACCATGCCGAGCTTCGGGAGCGCCTGCGTACTGTTAAGGGTAGCTGGATTTTGACCTACGGGGACCATCCGCTGATCAGGGAGCTGTATGCGGATTGCGAGATCGTGGAGCGAGAGCGCTGGAGGGGTATAAACAATGCAGCCCGCAAGCGCTACGTTGAACTTTTAATCAGGCCGAAAGAATGAGCGAATCAGTCCTTTATCCGTACCAGCGCAGATACCTGAACGACACCTCCAGGTTTAAGTCGGGCATGTGGAGCCGTCAGACCGGCAAGACATTCACGACCACCCTGGAGGCCGTTCTGGACTGCCTTGACGCGGAGACGCAGGGCAAGTCTCGCCGATGGACCATTCTGTCCGTCAGCCAGGCCCGCGCCCTGGACGCCATGGACAACGGCGTGAAGCTCCACCTGCGCGCGTTCAAGGCCGGTTTCGAAGCGTTGGCCGTCCCCTTCGCCGCGAACGAGCTGGCCTTCGAGGTTAGGCTTCCCAAGGGGAGCCGCATACGGTGCGTGGCCGCGAACCCCGACACCGCGCGAGGTATGACGGAAAACCTCATTCTTGACGAGTTTGCCCACCATAAGGACAACCGGGCGATATGGAAGGCCCTCTTCCCCGTCATATCCCGCCCCGACCTCAAGCTGCGCGTCATATCCACGCCCGGCGGAGTCGGAGACAAATTTCACGAGATCATGACCGATCCCGAGTCGGTCTTCTCCCGGCACATTGTGACCATCTACGACGCCGTCGCCGACGGGCTCCCGCGAGACGTCGAAGAGCTGCGACGGGGCATGTCCGACCCGGAAGCCTGGGCGCAGGAGTTCGAGTGCCAGTTCGTCGACGCGGCCTCGGCCTGGCTCCCTTATGAGCTGGTCGGCAGCTGCGAGGACGAGGCCGCGGGGATTCCCGCAAAGTACTCCGGCGGCCATTGCTTTGTGGGGATGGACTTTGCGGCTCGCGGCGACCTGACCGTCATCGCCGTGCTGGAGATGGTCGGAGATGTCCTTTGGCTGCGGGAGCTGGTCGAAATGCGCCGGACGTCCTTTGCCGAGCAGCTGTCCGCCCTGGACAGGATCATGAAGGAATACCGGGTCTCCCGCGCCGCGCTCGACCAGACGGGTCTCGGCGAGATGCCCGTCGAAGAGGCAAAGCGTCGCCATGGCCAGTACCGTGTCGAAGGCGTCCTGTTCTCCGCAGTGCGCAAGCTCGACATGGCCACCGCGCTCAAGGAGCGCATGGAGGATCGCTCGCTGCGGATTCCGCCCCGGCCCGAGTTGCGGTCGGACCTGCATTCCGTCAAGCGCGAAGCCAGCCCGACCGGAGCGCCGAGACTGATCGCCGAGCGGACCACGGAAAGCGGCAGAAGCCACGCGGACAGATTCTGGGCCTTGGCTCTGGCCGTCTCGGCGGCCGTGGAGCCGTCACCTGTATATGCCTATGAAACGGTCAGCCGGAGAACCTGGCGCGGAAGCGAGGATAATGAACGATGGTAGTAGATAAGAAGACACTGAAGTCCGAGGTGGCCTCGGCCGGGTTGACCGGCATACGGCAGGCGTGGACCTTGCGGCCCATGGCCTCGCTCACCCCGGCGCACGTGGTTGACATTTTGCGCAGGGCGAGCCTTGGCGACGCCAAGGAGTATCTGCTGGCCGCCGCAGACATTGAAGAGAAAGACCTGCACTACCGTTCGGTGTTGCAGACCCGCAAGCTGGCCGCCGCAGGGTTGCCGCTGTCCGTTTCTCCAGCCGACGAGACGCCCGCCGCCGAGAAGGCTGCGGAGCTTGTCCAAGACGCGCTGGAGAGGCTGGACATCCCCGCCCTGCTGGTGGGACTGCTTGACGCGCTGTCCAAGGGGTATGCCGTTGCGGAGATTCTCTGGTCCACCCAGGGCGGCCGGTGGTTGCCCCAGGACGCGCTGATCCGCGAGCCGCACTGGTTCCAGTTCGACCGGGAGACCGGCCGCCATCTGCGTCTGTACGACGGGTCGCCGGATGGCCAGGAGCTGCCGGAGTACAAGTTTATCTGCCATGCTCCGAGGATTCTGGCGGGCATTCCGATCATGGGCGGCCTCGCCCGTTCGGCGCTGTGGGCGTGGGTGTTCAAGAGTTATGCCCTGCGCGATTGGGCGGCATTCGCCGAGCTGTACGGCCAGCCGCTGCGCCTGGGCAAATACGACGCCTCGGCCACCCAGCAGGATATTGACGTGCTTCGCCGGGCGGTGATGGATGTCGGCTCCGATGCCGCCGCCGTTATTCCCGACAGCCTCAAGATCGAATTTCAGGAGTCGACGGCCAAGACGGCCAGCGCGGACCTGTACCAGCGCCTGATCGAATATCTGGACCGCCAGGTGAGCAAGGCCGTTTTGGGACAGACGCTGACGACAGACCAGGGTTCCAGCGGCAGCCTTGCCCAGGCCACGGTCCACAACGAGGTTCGCAGTGACCTCTTGCGCGCCGACGCACGTTCTTTGTCTGCGACGCTCCGCCGGGGTCTTATCGGCCCCATCGTGCGCTTGAACCTTGGAGATGCGCCCCTTCCTCACGTGGAACTGTTCGTTGAAGAGCCCGAGGACATGGTGGCGCTTGCGGGCCAGCTGTCCAAGATTGTCCCCCTCGGTGCCAAGGTGCCGGAGCGCTGGGTGCGTGAGAAGTGGGGCATCCCCGAAGCGGAAGGCGACGAGCCTCTTTTGGGTGCTGTATCCGCGCCGGAAAATCTCAAACAAACAGAGCAAGACAAAGACAAGCACTCCCGCAAGGCTACCGCCGCACACGCCCAGGAGGCTTCCGGAGAGGATGTGACCCCCATATCCCCCCAGGCCGAAAGGATGGCTGCGGATGCCGAGCCAGGGTGGGCGACCATTCTGGAGCACATCGGCAAGCTGGTCGAGGACGCTCCGGACCTTCCGACGCTTCGGGAGTCGCTGCTCGCAAGCTACGCCGATCTGCCCGATGGAGATCTGGCCGAAGTGATGGCCATGGGATTCGCCGCCGCCGAGCTGGCGGGGCGCTACGACGTGGAGAGGGAGTCTGATGTCTGATCCGGCCGCAGCTGACCCGAAGGTGGCGGGCGTACTCAAGCGCCCGTTTCCGGAGCAGGTCGCCTTTTTCCGGGCCAAGCTCGGCAAAATGATGCCGTCCGCCAAGTGGGACGACGTCTGGAAGGGGCGGCACGATCAGGGGTTCATGGTGGCCGGGGCCGCAAAGGCGGACCTGCTGTCCGACCTGGCCGCAGCGGTCGACAGGGTTATTGCCGAGGGCGGAAGTATTCAGTCCTTCCGCAAGGACTTTGCCCGAATCGTCGAGCGCAACGGCTGGGACTACCGGGGCGAGTTCAACTGGCGCACCAGGGTTATCTACACGACCAATCTTTCCACGAGCTACGCCGCCGGTCGCCTTGCGCAGCTGCGCGAGGGCGGCTTTGAGTGGTGGGTGTACAAGCACTCCGACAGCTCCCTTCATCCCCGTCCGCTGCATGTGTCCTGGAACGGTCTCACGCTGCGGGCTGACGATCCTTGGTGGAAGGCGCACTACCCTCCAAACGGGTGGGGCTGCCGATGCCGGGTTGTCGGCGTCAGGCGTCCCGAGGATGCCGACAGGTACGGCGGCAAGGTGCGCACGGCTCCGGATAATGGAATCGACCCCAAGACGGGAGAGCCGAGCGGCATCGACCGTGGATGGGGCTACATGCCCGGCGACACGGTTTCAGACGCCGTCCGGACGATGGCGGCCAAAACGCAGCAGTGGGATTATTCCCTGGCCAAGTCGTACATGCAGGGAGTTCCGGAGTCTGTCCGCGACAGGCTGGCCACGGCATATCGCAGCCTGCCTTCCGTGGCGGATGATGTTCGGCGTTATGCTCAGGCCGCGTTGGACGGCAGGGACGTCCCCCCGTATCGGACCATGGGCCTGCTCACAAGTGCAGACGCGAAGACGGTGGGAGGACTGACCGGCGCAAGGGTCGATCTGTTCGACTATGCGATCGACCAGTATGCACCCAGGCACATACTCACCGGGCATGGCGACGCCAAGTCAGAACTCGCCAGAGGCCAGCGGGAAGTAAGGGTCGAAGACTATGCCTTGCTGCCTGAAATGCTGAACAAGCCGGACCTGGTCGAGGACGGGGGCATGACCAAGGCTGGCCGCCCGGTCGTGCGGATATCGAAAGAGATTGGCGGCGAGATGCGCACGGCAGCTTTTGAGATTCGGGAAAAGAGAAGGTCGCTGGCTCTGCAGAGCATGTGGATAAAAGCAGGTGCGCCCCCGCGCTAACGTCCAGGACGTTTCCGGGTATGAGCCGGACGCCGCGATGCGCGCACCTTTCAATAGAGTATAGCCATGATCAATATCGAAATCAACGACAGAGAGGTTCTGGACGCCCTGGAGGGGCTTGTCCGTCGCCTCGGCAATATGTCTCCCGCCATGCAGGATATCGGGGAGCTGCTCGCCGAGAGCGCGATCCAGCGGTTCTCCGACGGCGTCGGCCCTGACGGCGAAGCGTGGAAGGAGAACTCCCCGGCGACCATCCTTGCCTATGTCGACAAGTACAAGGGTTCCCGCAGCAAGCGCGGCGGGCTGACCAAGAAAGGCCAGACCCGCGCTGGATCAAAGAAGCCGCTCATCGGCGAAACCAAATCCCTGTCCACGATGATACATTACAGCGCGGGTCGCGACAGGGTTGAAATTGGCAGCCCACAGGTTTATGCTGCCGTGCAGCAGTTCGGCGCGAAGCGCGGGCAATTCGGTGCGGCCCCCTGGGGCGATATCCCGGCCCGTCCTTTCCTTGGTGTTTCGGACAGCGACAGGGGCTCCATCCTGGCCATCGTATCGGGGTATATGCTGCCATGATGACGAGAGGGGTTGCGCAAAATCCGAAAACTCGCCAGAATGCCCCCAGAACGATTTTTAACCATCGTCCCTAGCGTGGACACCTGTCCACCCCCTTCACCCCCCTAGTAAACGCCGGTAAACGGGTTAAACGGGGCGACCAGACAAAGACACCAATCAGGCGCGGAAGAGAGCGGCTATATGCTGACCCTCTTCCGCGCCTTCTTATCATCTGATGTGGCCATGATGGCTACATGAAGACCCTCACCGATCGTTTCAGCATCCGCCTTCCTTCCTCGGACACCCCGCCGGAATGGGTTCATCTCGTTCCGGCGGGGAACTTCTCGGGGCGCGACGGGCGCGGGCCGTATGAGCTTGACGCCGACGCCGTGCTGTCTGCCTTTGCCGGGTGGGGAATCGACCTGGTGGTCGACTACGATCACCAGACCCTTACCGCCGAGAAGAAGGCCGGACCAGTCCCCGCAGCCGGATGGATCAAGAAGCTGGAGCTTCGAGAGGACGGCGTGTGGGGGCAGGCAACGTGGACCGAGACGGCAGCAAAAGCGCTCGCCGCCAAGGAGTACAGGTACCTGTCGCCGGTATTCGCATACGACCCGGACACCGGAAGGGTCGTGTCTCTCTCCGGGGCTGGCCTGACGAACACCCCCAACCTTTACCTGCATGCCGCAGCCTCTCAAGGAGACCCCATGAGCAAGGAACTGCAGGAGCGAGTCGCCCACAAGCTGGGACTCGCCCCCACCGCCTCGGCCGAGGAAATCCTGGCCGAGCTTGACAAGAAGAAAGACCTGCTGACCGCAGCCCAGGCCGCACAGGGCGCGGCCCCCGACCCGACCAAGTACGTGCCTCTCGACCAGCATGAAGCGGTGTCCCGAAAGCTGGCCGAACTGGAGGGCGAGGTCAAAACCAAGGCCGCGACGGACGCCGTGTCCGCAGCGATGTCCGCTGGCAAGATCGCCCCTGCCATGGAGGGCTGGGCCAAGGATTACGCGATGGCCGACCTCGAAGGCTTCGCCAAGTACGTGGAGGCGGCTCCTGTCATCGCTTCCTCCCATTCCATGAAGCGCCCGGACGGCGACGGCCATTCCGAGCTGTCCGAGGACGATCGCACGGCGGCCCGCCTGCTGGGCATGTCGGAAGAAGCGTTTTCCCAGGCCAAGAAGGATGTCCAGCAT encodes:
- a CDS encoding phage protein Gp27 family protein encodes the protein MARKSTVQQLSPEIRSYLERRIVEGRLTLDELIADLQDKFPDEAAPSRSAVHRYGKKLERKLSAIKASTEAAKLIAESAPDQADLRSAAVISLVQSELFDAMVSLQEAEEESDAGARVKLLSQAAKAIAEVSRASVVQKRWQDEVADKLAKIEEAMQDDARYDAYTFNRIKEELYGS
- a CDS encoding phage minor head protein, which translates into the protein MSDPAAADPKVAGVLKRPFPEQVAFFRAKLGKMMPSAKWDDVWKGRHDQGFMVAGAAKADLLSDLAAAVDRVIAEGGSIQSFRKDFARIVERNGWDYRGEFNWRTRVIYTTNLSTSYAAGRLAQLREGGFEWWVYKHSDSSLHPRPLHVSWNGLTLRADDPWWKAHYPPNGWGCRCRVVGVRRPEDADRYGGKVRTAPDNGIDPKTGEPSGIDRGWGYMPGDTVSDAVRTMAAKTQQWDYSLAKSYMQGVPESVRDRLATAYRSLPSVADDVRRYAQAALDGRDVPPYRTMGLLTSADAKTVGGLTGARVDLFDYAIDQYAPRHILTGHGDAKSELARGQREVRVEDYALLPEMLNKPDLVEDGGMTKAGRPVVRISKEIGGEMRTAAFEIREKRRSLALQSMWIKAGAPPR
- a CDS encoding terminase large subunit domain-containing protein; protein product: MSESVLYPYQRRYLNDTSRFKSGMWSRQTGKTFTTTLEAVLDCLDAETQGKSRRWTILSVSQARALDAMDNGVKLHLRAFKAGFEALAVPFAANELAFEVRLPKGSRIRCVAANPDTARGMTENLILDEFAHHKDNRAIWKALFPVISRPDLKLRVISTPGGVGDKFHEIMTDPESVFSRHIVTIYDAVADGLPRDVEELRRGMSDPEAWAQEFECQFVDAASAWLPYELVGSCEDEAAGIPAKYSGGHCFVGMDFAARGDLTVIAVLEMVGDVLWLRELVEMRRTSFAEQLSALDRIMKEYRVSRAALDQTGLGEMPVEEAKRRHGQYRVEGVLFSAVRKLDMATALKERMEDRSLRIPPRPELRSDLHSVKREASPTGAPRLIAERTTESGRSHADRFWALALAVSAAVEPSPVYAYETVSRRTWRGSEDNERW
- a CDS encoding phage protease, translating into MKTLTDRFSIRLPSSDTPPEWVHLVPAGNFSGRDGRGPYELDADAVLSAFAGWGIDLVVDYDHQTLTAEKKAGPVPAAGWIKKLELREDGVWGQATWTETAAKALAAKEYRYLSPVFAYDPDTGRVVSLSGAGLTNTPNLYLHAAASQGDPMSKELQERVAHKLGLAPTASAEEILAELDKKKDLLTAAQAAQGAAPDPTKYVPLDQHEAVSRKLAELEGEVKTKAATDAVSAAMSAGKIAPAMEGWAKDYAMADLEGFAKYVEAAPVIASSHSMKRPDGDGHSELSEDDRTAARLLGMSEEAFSQAKKDVQHG
- a CDS encoding phage virion morphogenesis protein — its product is MINIEINDREVLDALEGLVRRLGNMSPAMQDIGELLAESAIQRFSDGVGPDGEAWKENSPATILAYVDKYKGSRSKRGGLTKKGQTRAGSKKPLIGETKSLSTMIHYSAGRDRVEIGSPQVYAAVQQFGAKRGQFGAAPWGDIPARPFLGVSDSDRGSILAIVSGYMLP
- a CDS encoding DUF935 domain-containing protein — encoded protein: MVVDKKTLKSEVASAGLTGIRQAWTLRPMASLTPAHVVDILRRASLGDAKEYLLAAADIEEKDLHYRSVLQTRKLAAAGLPLSVSPADETPAAEKAAELVQDALERLDIPALLVGLLDALSKGYAVAEILWSTQGGRWLPQDALIREPHWFQFDRETGRHLRLYDGSPDGQELPEYKFICHAPRILAGIPIMGGLARSALWAWVFKSYALRDWAAFAELYGQPLRLGKYDASATQQDIDVLRRAVMDVGSDAAAVIPDSLKIEFQESTAKTASADLYQRLIEYLDRQVSKAVLGQTLTTDQGSSGSLAQATVHNEVRSDLLRADARSLSATLRRGLIGPIVRLNLGDAPLPHVELFVEEPEDMVALAGQLSKIVPLGAKVPERWVREKWGIPEAEGDEPLLGAVSAPENLKQTEQDKDKHSRKATAAHAQEASGEDVTPISPQAERMAADAEPGWATILEHIGKLVEDAPDLPTLRESLLASYADLPDGDLAEVMAMGFAAAELAGRYDVERESDV
- a CDS encoding DNA adenine methylase; the protein is MKYPGGKRWLAKDIAAMLPPHRCYVEVFGGMGAVLLAKEPSPVEVYNDVDEGLVTVFRVARHHPDELSKELRYCLFSRSERLHWLESPGETDIQRAARWIAARWTGFAGLAGRGFHVSRSCAAASRDTLIKNIMAVSDRLARVSIECLDWRRLIDLYDHAPSGGGGGSLFPGPSLRGRRPEAVRERRHRPCRASGAPAYC
- a CDS encoding 3TM-type holin, which gives rise to MLPFVGDLISAGVDLIKGYFPPDMTPEQKAEAEAKLALLQQQAVAQAMSFQADMENQLTERLKADMSSDSWLSKNVRPLVLIYLLAAWTIFAGFSLYQHDVSPAYVDMLKQMLMAAFGFYFVSRGAEKITTILKGGGSRK